AGGCTTAGATCAGCCCAATTCATGACCTTCAGACCTCAGCTCAGCCCAATTTATGACCGTCAGACCTCAGATCAACCCCAATGTATGACCCTCAGATCAACCCCAATGTATgaccctcagatcagccccatgcATGGCTTTCAGGCTTAGATTAGCCCAATTCATTACCTTTAGACCTTAGATCAACCCAATGCATGACCTTCAAACCTCAGGTCAGCCCAATTCAAGACCTTTagatctcagatcagcccaattcaagaccttcagacctcagatcaaccCAATGCATGGCTTTCAGACCTAGATTAGCCCAATTCATGACCTTCAGACTTTAGATCAACCCCAATGCATGACCTTCAGACATCAGGTCAGCCCAATTCAAGACctccagacctcagatcagccccaatgcatgacCTTCaggcctcagatcagccccaatgtatgaccctcagatcagccccatgcATGGCTTTCAGACCTAGATTAGCCCAATTCATGACCTTTAGACCTTAGATCAACCCCAATGCATGACCTTCAGACCTCAGGTCAGCCCAATGCATgatcttcagacctcagatcagccccaatgcatgaccttcagacctcagatcagccccaatgtatgagcctcagatcagccccatgcATGGCTTTCAGACCTAAATTAGCCCAATTCATGACCGTCAGACTTTAGATCAACCCCAATGCATGacattcagacctcagatcagcccaattcatGACCTTTAAACCTTAGATCAACCCCAATGCATGACCTTCAGACCTCAGGTCAGACCAATTCAAGACCTTCAGACCTCAGGTCAGCCCAATTCAAGACCTTCAGACATTAGATCAGTCCAATGCATGACCTTCAGACCTCAGGTCAGACCAATTCCTGACCTTCAGACCTTAGATCAGCCCAATGCATGACCTTCAGACCTCAGGTCAGACCAATTCATGACCTTCAGACCTCAGGTCAGCCCAATTCCTGACCTTCAGACCTCAGGTCAGTCCAATTCAAGACCTTCAGACCTCAGGTCAGCCCAATTCATGAACTTCAGACCATAGATCAGCCCAATGCATGACCTTCAGACCTCAGGTCAGACCAATTCCTGACCTTCAGACCTCAGGTCAGACCAATTCCTGACCTTCAGACCTCAGGTCAGCCCAATTCCTGACCTTCAGACCTCAGGTCAGTCCAATTCAAGACCTTCAGACCTCAGGTCAGCCCAATTCATGACCTTCAGACCTCAAGTCACTCCCAAAGCATGCATTTAAGACCTCAGAATAACCCCAAACTCTGTACTCCTAAGAATGCAGGGTACGCACGCAGGTTGGGTTCTTGCACACAGCACATCCAATGTCCTCTGGGAGATGGTTGGGCCAGGCTTTGTAATGGACAGTCATgtacagccaatggcagagaaaaTGTCATCACACGTGTGCCAGGGTGGCAGAGTCCTGCTCTAGAAAAGCGATGGAAAGCCCAGCTTGCCCAGGTTTCAGGAGCACAGCGATGGCGTCCAATACATTTCTTCTCACCTTTTCCTCAGTTACTTTCCACCTACATTTGGCATTTCCATCCTGGAAAAGAACCAGAATAAACATGTGAAGCAATCTCACAATGCTGCAGAGCAGGTTAGGACTATAAGGAAATGATGTTGTGTTTTTGCACATTCATGCTGGTATTGCAGACTCAACATGAGCCGAAGATCAATTTGTGAGCCACACGGGAGCGGGCAGGAATGCTACACAAGGAATGTTGCCGAGTAACCAGCTGTGGAAAATTTGtgctttgggggatttttatttaaaCGTTTTGATTGGAGTGTGGAAGAGATAGAAGCTCTGCCAGGTATTTATTGCTGGCTGTGTATTTTCTCAGCCGGCGGCTGGCTCTCTCATAAAAGCATTCTAATCAGTTCATTAGCTGTTTCCCTCTTCCCACCCCCTCGTCGGTGATTTTTCGGGCTTAAAATTTTCACCCGCACACCTGAGAAACGACCTGATGGTGCGGCCGGCTGGTCACAGAATCGGACAGACACTTGTCTCTGatcgcctctatggccttggaggaccggagcgacgtcatgacatcacttccggtctagGCCTGaagtaaacccattttttttttttaaaaagcaaaagatcaaaaacatttttttgatcttttgcttttaagaTGAGAttagaggtctttttgacccccagatttctccataaagaggacctgtcacccttatttctattacaagaggtGTTTATATTCCTTctaatagcaataaaagtgataaaaaaaatgaaaaggcacggtgtaaaaaaaaaaaaaaaaaaaaaaaaaatgaaagcacctccatccctctgtgctctgaacagaaaaaaaaacgtgcatgctcagaagcaagttatgagaagttatttgcataatcagcccaaagggtggcgccattcgaatggaacttcccctttatagtaccctcgcacgcgttgtacgtcaccgcgctttgcgcgagcatttttttatcacgatcgtgtgtaggcaaggcaggattgagaggaatcacgtagagaaaaacgttgttttttccatgacatgaaaaacggtcgtgtgtacgcggcataaggctaaaTGATTAAACCTGACAGAtcgtaacccacgtttaaaacgtcagttttgccgcgtttagccacgtttgcgtttagaagcgttttaaaaaaaattatatatatatacacacacatacgtatacatacatatttttttttttttttaatgccaaaaacGAAAACCCGCGTTTAGttgaaacgtggaaatcttctgtgtctgaacccatttttttgctttcaaagaaacgctgatTAACGCAACTACCTAAAAACAGCAATAAACGACACTGTGTACatagtcacataggataacattgaatgagttcaggggcagttaaaaaaagcatccaactgcctGTGAACGTAAGTTTAGCAGCGTCCTGTGTACATGggcctgaggctgcattcacacctgaacgcggcgtattgtaccgcgatttgccgcgacaaattgcggcgttttgtcccgcaatTTGCCCCGAcaaaacgccgaaagccgcctgaaaaaagggtccgggacttgttttgagcttcaggcgtacggcgtttcggcgttcggtgtggagatgtgaaccatctccatagccgacaatgttaaatcacccctccagcgtattgcaggctgcaatagcgtcgggcttcaggcgttaaaacacctaggtgtgaatggagccttaggccccatacacacgagaggatttatccgcggatacggtccagcggaccgtatccgcggataaatcctcttgaggatttgctcggatttccatgcgatggagtgtactcaccatcgaatcgaaatccgcgccgaaatcctctggcgatgacgtgtcgcaccgtcgccgcgattatgacgcggcaacgtgcgcgacgctgtcatataaggaattccacgcatgcgtcgaatcattacgacgcatgcgggggatcccttcggacggatggatccggtgagtcctgtacagaccagcggatccatctgttgggatggattccagcggatagatttgatagcatgtcatcaaatatttatccgctggaaatccatcccaggggataaatatccgcggaaacagatccgctggagtgtacacaccataggatctatctgctgaaacccatttgctgggatttttcagcggatggattctatcgtgtgtatggggccttagtgtagcaataagttgctaattgttgtaccttcattaaatgtaaccatattgctacacttagaggcgcctctcttctattttatacacagttgtgacatgatactactcttatatcaagacatcgcttgtatagcaaggcaaaatgtattaaaacattttgcttgtcttgcaaaacgctctcaaaccaagtgtagcgcctgtgtactttatagtaccggtgctcagtgccgatcctgacctccctggggccctaagcaaaatgacatcatgtcacattaaagttgagaagcggggggctgccgaaaatgacttGTCAcatttaaagttgagaagcagggggggcgctgccgacagtgacttgttacattaaagattaaatttgaaaagtagggggagggggtgttctgctgtcggaaatgacatcttacattacagTGAGAAGCGGTGGGTGCTGActtctttcctcttctcccatgcagccagcgagttaagaagcggggtgaggggccaaaaattacttctcaccaggcggggcctctagtaattttgggggccctccgcagctttgcggggccctaagcggcttgcatagtgagcctatagggcggatcggccctgccggtgctagtcaaatttaaggtTAAGATCAGAGTGaagttagactctgatccagattggtgcaaaacagggtctctgtctcagcttggctgtgctgcacgtttattctgctgtactggggtgttcttccaaccccggtgctgcaggtggcagcagtgaagtcaaggtttgggtgctctttcccagcagccaatcaggagggtttgacctcgctgtgcatgctggggggaggggtatttatggggcagacgccattctgAGTCTTCTTCGTCCAgcatggcacccacctttagggtggccacatcacggcgccccggcgttatggcctacctggccggggcgtgcgtgccatgcggtgttcctggttccggagcatctgaacagcgacggggacccggtgagtgactgggttcccacctttgaggatcccaagctgtactgctgtttggtggggagtcagtctgaggagcgccattgagaggctggcggtccaaaagggcctcgacaaaccaccagggatcgaggtagccggacactgagggattgatcacctgccggtcggtacctgggcgacaagttgaaggagatccagacgtaacttatCTAAGGAGGTATGTCTCCAATAATTCaatccagaggggacctgtggcagaggtatcttctgaggctcaccaaggagggtctgtggcagagactttatcctacaattgtctgaGTGAtattccggctgccaggtcagtgagagaggcctgtccgggtacactaaacccactctggcaggagtggtgcagagaagtgttacgtttgggagcaggactgttatcCTattattacgcctgaatctgctattctcctttcttcttcagctttactttcctcaccactaggtagattcaggtacctatgcctaactttgcggcggcatagcttaaggcatttaagctacgccgccgtaagttagctaggcaagtacatgattcacaatgtacttacctgctaagttacggcggcgtagcctaaatcggcgggcgtaagggcgcctaattcaaatgtgtttgaggggggcatgttgtatgctaatagggcttgaccttacgttttttgcgaactgcgcatgcgccgggcgcctacattttccagtgtgcattgcggctaagtacgccgcacgggcctattgattttgacgtggacgtaaatcccgattcacggacgacttacgcaaacggcgtaaaaaattcgaatttcgacacgggaacgacggccatacttgacattactattccaataggacctagctctaactttacgcggcctatctcttacgtaaacggcgtaaaagtactgcgtcggccgggcgtacgttcgtgaatcggcgtatctactcatttacatattctacgccgaccgcaatggaagcgccacctagtggccatccaaaatattgcaacctaagataggacggcgcaagccgtcgtatcttagatatgtttaagcgtatctctgtttgagcatacgcttaaacataagtcggcgtagattctgagttaggtcggcttatctactgatacgccggcctaactcttactgaatatacctacacaagtttattgtttttacccggctgggtaataaagagcacagcaaagagcacctgactggacattcctttacttccactacatgcaatacgcatcattcacccctaggaattcggaggagccacgaggtaacacgccgcccaaaaatccagcagctcctccgggggtaatgctacacaaggttttactgtactaattATTTCGTcatttctatacatttttattagaaaGAATTATACGGTTGTCATTAAATGCATCTTCATATTCATCCATTGACCATCTGCTTGTTAGTTCTTCAGCTTTCTGGAACGAAGGCCAAACAATAAGACAAAAAGTCATACAAATCACATTTGTGGTGTCCACATTTTTCTCTCTTGACCATCATCGAAAGTCTGGAAATATAAACCGTAATCGAGATTCCCGGTGTAGATTCTGTCCTGGTCTTGTGTCATTGATTGGGGGTCACAGTTTGGCTGTAATCCGTGGAACATGAACCATTGATTCTAGAAGCGGAAGGTTAGGTCTGCTCCGGACATCTCTCTCTGGTAATACTCATCCAGTCTCTCGCTCTGGGCCACTGTGAAATGGTTCTTCCAATCGCCGCAGATTCCTGGGGAGAGAAATCAGAGACACGTAAAGCTGATGTCACAGAGAGATACTAGATATCAGATTTTAGCTGGGGCAGCCCGTCCATTAAAGGCACATGggcgccgccgccccccccccccccccctatatgctTAATGGATAGATTTAGGCATAGCATGACTACAGGATGCCATTAAacctcatgtgcgtgtaaaggcaggcgtcccaatacttttggcaatatagggctagattcagatagccctgcgtaaattagggcgcaagttccatattcagaaagaacttgcaccctaagttacggccgcgtaacgtttgtgctccggcgtaagcccgcctaattcaaatttggatgatttgtgttttatccaaatttagtgtgaccccacgtatttgacgttttttacgaacggcgcatgcgccgttcgtaaaagaatcccagtgcgcatgctcgaaattccgccgcaaatcgtcaatgctttagacgtgaaattAACTTACGTACAGGCCTATTCAcgaaggacttacgcaaacgacgtaaaaatgtaaaaattctacgcgggaacgacgtccatacttaacattgcgtacgcctcatatagcaggagcaaacttacgccggaaaaagcctaacgtaaacgacgtaaaaaaatgctccgggcgtacgtacgtttccgaatcagcgtatctacctaattagcatattcctcgagtaaatcgacagaagcgccacctagcggccagcgtaaaattgcaactaagatacgacggcgtaagagacttacgccggtcggatcttagtcaaatctatgcgtaactgattctaagaatcaggcgcatagatacgatgccgcaactcagagatacgacggcgtatctggagatacgccgtcgtatctcgtacctgaatctagcccatagtgtatatatccacttaagccccggaccattttgctggccaaagaccagagcactttttgcaattcagcactgcgtcgctttaactgacaattgcgcggtcgtgcgacgtggctcccaaacaaaattggcgtccttttttccaaaaaatagagctttcttttggtggtatttgatcacctctgcggttcctgCGGCTGTCATATGACAATacgccgggcaggaagtggtgtcacgactatcacccccccccccccatatcgttaatggatagattcatttaTAGCATGACTAcaggatgccattaaagctcatgtgcgtgtaaaggcaggtgtcccaatacttttggcaatatagtgtgtgtatatatatacacacacacagtatattataAATAGTATACATATAGTAgttcctgtttcagcagacagGTGGCAGTACTGTACCTTTCCTCATGAACGGTGAGATGGATTGGTCCATGATGGTAGAAGAGAGAGATGTGTAATTAGTAAGGGGATTCTCTTTCATTGCCTTGAAAGACGTGTGCTGACAAATCCTATCCACATCCTCTTCGGAGAAGTCTTTCCCCAAAAACTTGACAACTTTTTGGATCTCGCCAATTGGATCCTAATGAAAAGAAgacgacatatatatatatatactcctcgCGCAATGCGCCAAAAACTCTTTAGGCCTCCCCAATCAAGCCCCTCTTAACACGAATCACtgcccaaaaaaaactttttagtttCAAATTGGTAAAGACCCACGACCTGGAAGCCTTGATTTTGAAATTAAAAACTGCTTACTACCCCGGAGAAGTCTGCCCTGCTTGGCTCATCCAGGAGAACTTACACACCATTATTGATGATTTACGCTACCTAGTCAACCGCTCACTCCAACATGGGATTGTTCCAACAACTCTAAAACACGGCTTTCTGACTCCACTTCTAAAAAAAGCCAGCTTGGACTCGAGCGACACCAACAACTTCCGACCCATTTCAGCTTCTCATTTTTCAGCTAGAGTTATCGAAAGAGTGGCTCTTCTCCAGCTCCAAACTCATTGTGAGGATGGCCTGCTCTTCCACGATCTACAGTCGGGCTTCCGCCCTGGGAGGGGAACCGAGCTGGTAGCTTTGTCCACTCGAGAGAAGCTCCTTAACGTGGTGGATGCGGGCGGGTCGGCAgccctttgtgaataaagaacttgcctgCAAAACTTGCGGGccttagtgattgggtttaggtCTACCTTTTATGTTCCTTTGCGCTCAAATGTTTCTCCCTCAGATGAACAGGAAGACTTACCTCCAACATGTCCTCGTAGAATACGTACAGCATGTTCTTCTGCTGCCTCAGATTCCACCAATCCCTTACATGAGCTCCCCAGGAGCCGAAACCGACTACAACAGACAGGAAGTGCCTTAGTGGTTGGTCAATAAAATGGCCGactggtgaaaaaaataaaacttgtggtTACCCCTCACCATTTCCTTGGATGAACCTCTCTACATACTCCTCCCAGGTTCCCGGGTCTGGGTGCAGCTGGTTCATCTTATCGAAATGATAGAAGGACACGGCTACATCTTTAGGGTTCCTCGCCACGTAGATGATCTAGTGATAACAGAAAATGTTGGTCAAAACTTCACGCATTGCAGAGAAAGGTCAATGTAGTCCAGTTAACGCTTTCATGACTAGATCTGAGATGCTGAGTTCAGgggaaattcgaaagccgcggaaccccattaaagtctatgggacactaacaggAAAAACCAATGTGCTCATttgaaaggcttatatgcatggtattgtcataaaagtgtttggggacctgggtcctgccccaggggacatgtatcaatgcaaattttttttgcctttaccaattcacatggggggggggcaggatctgggggtcccctttgttaaagggggcttccagattccgataagccccccgcagaccCTCACATGGTGACATGGTGTTTTGGggtccagaccccaaagcatcctcacccatgttgagggcatgtggcctagtacggaagggcctggaatggaatttgtggggacccccacgcatttttttttattttggtttgggggttccccttaatattaattccagacccaaagggcctggtaatggactgagggggaaccccatgccagttttttgtatgacttttatctgtattgccgggacctgacaattcatgaatagccgcgagtagttgacttttttttccctttagaaatgtcattttgtgcagggactgttctaaacacgggaaacatgcgccactttacaggcatactatagacaccccccaggtacgaaatttaaaggaaaatttcacttttattgtttcactttaagcattattaaaaatcacaaacttttctttgcattgatacatgtcccctggggcaggacccgggaccccaaaccctttttaggacaataacttacaATTCGCACTGATTTTTCACGTTtgtgttccatagactttaaaggggttgtaaaggtacaattttttttccctaaatatcttcctttaccttagtgcagtcctccttcacttacctcatccttccattttgtttttaaatgtccttatttcttctgagaaatcctcacttcctgttcttctgtctgtaactccacacagtaatgcaaggctttctccctggtgtggagtgtcgtgctcgccccctcccttggactacaggagagttaggacgctctgtacattgcagatagagaaaggagctgtgtgttagtgggcgtcctgactctcctgtagtccaagggagggggcgagcacgacactccacaccagggagaaagccttgcattactgtgtggagttacagacagaagaacaggaagtgaggatttatcagaagaaataaggacatgtaaaagcaaaatggaaggatgaggtaagtgaaggaggactgcactaaggtaaaatttagggaaaaaaaaattgtacctttacaacccctttaacggtgttcacgtgtttgaacaaatgttttgcctgttcacacgttctgctgcgaaccgaaccgggggggggggggtgttcggctcatccctaatccgcAGTTATACCCGAGTAGAGCTTACAGCAGTTGACAGATTCACAAGCCGTATGGTCACGcctagacgcgtttcgtcattacgTCTTTGTCAATAGGCGTGGCCATACAGGACGGACTCGTAACTTTATCGTTTTTACAATCgggaaattttgtaaaaaaaacgtatGGCCACGCCTATTGACAAAGAcgtaatgacgaaacgcgtctaggCGTGATCATACGGCTTGTGAATCTGTCAGCTGCTGTGAGCTCTACCCGGGTATAACTGCGGATGAGAATTCTACGATGGGTGAGCGAGTATCGCGATATGTTGTACAGTGGTTACAccatgacgtaattttttttttttgtcagcgatATCCTGTCTATGTTCCAGTTGGACTTACCTGTCACAGGGTTTATTATTATAAAACTGTGTGaaattctggcccagattctcaaaggacttacgacggcacagcgccatgtacgccgtcggaagtcctaatctggcccgtcgtatctatgcgactgattcttagaatcagttacgcatagatatccattagatccgacaggtgtaagtctcttacgccgtcggatcttagctgcaatttgttttttttacccgctaggtggcgtttccgtagatttccgcgccgagtatgcaaattagctagatatgcgaattcccgaacgtacgcgcggccgacgcagtaaagttacgatgtttacgttaggcttttcccggcgtatagttgcccctgctatatgaggggcagccaatgttaagtatggctgtcgttcccacgttgaaatttaaaaaatttacgccgtttgcgtaactcgtccgtgaatggggctggacataatttacgtccacgtcaaaaccaatgacgtccttgcgacgtcatttagagcaatgcacactgggatattttagggacggcgcatgcgccgtccgttcggcgcggggacgcgcttcatttaaatgatacccgccccctacccgccgaatttgaattcagccgggtgatttacgctacgccgccgcaactttacaggcaagtgctttgtgaataaagcacttgcctgaaaaacttgcggcggcgtaacgtaaatgagatacgttacgcccgcacaattttgcggcgatctacaagaatctgggcccctgtgtcTAATACACTGAAGAGTGCTGCTttataagcccctttcacaccggggcgggaggtgcggtggcggtatagcgccgctatttttagcggcgctataccgtcggaattgccttATGGATCACCGGAGATTAACTTTTTAAGACTTATGATATATATGCATGTGTTAATATAGCAGCGGCCTGTTCGATTAATTTTTAACTCTACGGTTTTATCTAAGCGCTGGATGAGTGACATTGTTTACTTTAAGATTTCAGATTAATGATCACCACCGAGGCTTCAAATATTTGACAGATCTTTActtatcaactttttttttttttttggcaggcccTGCTTTCACGTTAAACTATAATTAGGGTGCGCCAaaggttttgatttatttttctctttctttttttttgtatcttggtATAAACAATACAAACTTG
The Rana temporaria chromosome 6, aRanTem1.1, whole genome shotgun sequence DNA segment above includes these coding regions:
- the LOC120943073 gene encoding sulfotransferase family cytosolic 1B member 1-like → MNSTSSEWRRRDLVNVRGVPMICAFAHNLDEITDRFQARDDDIVIATYPKSGTTWMSEIVDLVLNDGDIEKSRRGAIFQKVPMLEFRVPGEVPPGSEILESVPSPRVIKTHLPVPLFPKSLWDKNVKIIYVARNPKDVAVSFYHFDKMNQLHPDPGTWEEYVERFIQGNVGFGSWGAHVRDWWNLRQQKNMLYVFYEDMLEDPIGEIQKVVKFLGKDFSEEDVDRICQHTSFKAMKENPLTNYTSLSSTIMDQSISPFMRKGICGDWKNHFTVAQSERLDEYYQREMSGADLTFRF